A stretch of the Mycobacteroides immunogenum genome encodes the following:
- a CDS encoding TadE family type IV pilus minor pilin produces MEAAFGIAALVAVLVMCAAGIQAVSMQVRCVDASREAARLAARGDDADARSVARRIAPQGAAVEVRRDGGYAVARVTARSRLLPAIAIAAESVSAMEPEG; encoded by the coding sequence GTGGAGGCCGCGTTCGGTATTGCGGCGTTGGTGGCGGTGCTGGTGATGTGTGCCGCTGGAATTCAGGCGGTATCGATGCAGGTGCGCTGTGTGGATGCCTCGCGTGAGGCGGCGCGGCTGGCGGCGCGTGGTGACGATGCCGACGCACGGTCGGTGGCTCGCCGGATTGCTCCACAGGGCGCGGCGGTTGAGGTTCGCCGCGATGGTGGCTATGCGGTGGCGCGGGTCACGGCGAGGAGCCGCCTGTTGCCTGCCATTGCGATTGCCGCTGAGTCTGTTTCGGCGATGGAACCCGAGGGCTGA
- a CDS encoding DUF4244 domain-containing protein — MTVVVESEDGMSTVEYAIGTIAAAAFGAILYTVVTGDSIVSALTNIITRALNTSV; from the coding sequence ATGACAGTGGTCGTCGAGTCGGAAGACGGCATGTCTACCGTGGAATACGCCATCGGGACAATCGCCGCGGCCGCGTTCGGGGCGATCCTGTATACGGTGGTCACCGGGGACTCGATAGTCAGTGCGCTTACCAACATCATCACGCGCGCGCTCAACACCAGCGTTTAG
- a CDS encoding type II secretion system F family protein, producing the protein MLLAVALLIAPQRHRRLRCPGNGSGQRNGKLVVALLGALGLAALCLFPLSVVMAIAVLGGTFGIRWRRRRRYRADSEELSGTESGLDVVVGELRVGAHPVRAFEVAAAELSGKVGEAFAATAARARVGVNLDPAVPTAGSVSPQWDRIARSWSLAQRHGLAVADLLDACRADLQERQRFAARVNAGLAGPRATAAVLTGLPVVGIGLGQMIGARPLTVLCSGGVGGALLVVGVLLACIGLLWSDAITGKALR; encoded by the coding sequence CTGTTGTTGGCTGTGGCATTACTCATTGCCCCGCAACGACATCGGCGCCTCAGATGCCCCGGAAACGGTTCGGGGCAGAGGAACGGGAAACTGGTGGTCGCATTGTTGGGTGCGCTGGGCCTGGCGGCGCTGTGTCTGTTTCCGCTTTCGGTGGTGATGGCGATCGCGGTATTGGGAGGGACTTTCGGCATCCGGTGGCGCCGCCGCCGTAGGTATCGCGCCGACTCGGAGGAGCTGAGTGGTACGGAATCCGGGCTCGACGTTGTGGTCGGTGAACTGAGGGTAGGGGCGCATCCGGTGCGGGCGTTCGAGGTCGCGGCCGCAGAGCTCAGCGGGAAGGTAGGCGAGGCGTTCGCCGCCACGGCAGCACGGGCTCGTGTGGGTGTGAATCTGGATCCGGCCGTGCCGACCGCGGGATCAGTGTCGCCGCAATGGGATCGGATTGCCCGCAGTTGGTCACTGGCGCAACGACATGGCCTTGCCGTTGCCGATCTGCTTGATGCTTGCAGGGCCGATTTACAAGAACGGCAGCGGTTTGCGGCGCGGGTGAACGCGGGGTTGGCCGGCCCACGCGCGACCGCGGCGGTGCTAACGGGTCTGCCCGTGGTGGGTATCGGACTGGGCCAAATGATCGGAGCGCGACCCCTCACTGTGCTGTGCTCGGGAGGGGTTGGCGGCGCTCTGTTGGTTGTTGGGGTGCTGCTGGCATGCATCGGCCTGTTGTGGTCCGATGCGATCACGGGGAAGGCGCTGCGGTGA
- a CDS encoding Rv3654c family TadE-like protein: MRLPLSLFRRWNPRADSGSATIVAVAMVAVLLVLTAGGAAVGSAVVARHRAQAVADLAALAGAQHALYGAAPACVEVGVIARRMGAAVASCVVEDLDVVVGVSVPVMLGRFGMGPARAAARAGPVTEST, from the coding sequence TTGCGATTGCCGCTGAGTCTGTTTCGGCGATGGAACCCGAGGGCTGATAGCGGCTCGGCGACCATTGTCGCGGTGGCCATGGTGGCGGTGCTGTTGGTGTTGACGGCTGGGGGCGCCGCTGTGGGTTCGGCAGTGGTGGCCCGACATCGTGCGCAGGCGGTGGCTGATCTGGCGGCCCTGGCCGGGGCGCAACACGCTCTCTACGGTGCCGCGCCGGCCTGTGTTGAGGTGGGTGTGATCGCACGGAGGATGGGCGCTGCCGTCGCTAGTTGTGTCGTCGAAGATCTCGATGTGGTTGTCGGCGTGTCTGTTCCGGTGATGTTGGGTCGGTTCGGCATGGGTCCGGCCCGGGCGGCGGCCCGCGCGGGCCCGGTCACCGAAAGCACGTGA
- a CDS encoding TetR/AcrR family transcriptional regulator translates to METSPTPGAASRQPWAERHAHLLDAAEQLFFERGFAAVSLSDIAQAAGVTKPIAYRHFKTKDGAYLACARRAHADFAQALIQRADPTLAVREQFATAADLFFGLLETHPERWELIYGSAAVLPAESREELSALRLDNIETIYALITKDHPDIPELFVEGLSHAMSGAAERLGHWWRSRPDLDRQHIVNIHVEIFYAAVAPYLDAPSATKR, encoded by the coding sequence ATGGAGACAAGCCCCACACCCGGCGCAGCATCGCGCCAGCCGTGGGCAGAGCGCCACGCACACTTGCTGGACGCCGCCGAGCAGCTGTTCTTCGAGCGTGGATTCGCCGCCGTCTCGTTGAGTGACATTGCCCAGGCCGCGGGCGTTACCAAGCCGATCGCCTACCGCCACTTCAAAACCAAGGACGGCGCATACCTAGCGTGCGCCCGACGTGCTCATGCCGATTTTGCGCAGGCACTGATACAGCGAGCCGATCCCACGCTGGCGGTACGCGAGCAGTTCGCCACTGCGGCAGACCTTTTCTTTGGGCTCTTGGAGACTCATCCCGAACGGTGGGAGCTCATTTACGGCAGTGCCGCCGTGCTACCTGCCGAGTCACGTGAAGAACTATCCGCCCTGCGGCTGGACAATATCGAGACGATCTACGCGCTGATTACCAAGGACCATCCCGACATACCCGAACTTTTTGTCGAAGGACTCTCGCACGCCATGTCCGGGGCAGCGGAACGTCTCGGGCATTGGTGGCGCTCCCGCCCCGACCTGGACCGCCAACACATAGTCAACATCCACGTCGAGATCTTCTACGCCGCGGTGGCTCCGTATCTCGACGCACCCTCGGCAACCAAGCGCTGA
- a CDS encoding type II secretion system F family protein has product MSAALLMLAAAVLTAPGALRARARMSRGRLSAPIVDDSAEKGLLGMAFSLDMLCVCLRSGMPVAGAALVVASSAPRELARMLHRAGEMLALGAPASTAWADTGASDEPGYEQREALTRLARRSADSGAMMADGIASLALQCRRDALDSAVVTAERAGVLIGAPLGLCFLPSFVCLGILPVVMGLARDVFDSGVL; this is encoded by the coding sequence GTGAGTGCCGCCCTGCTGATGCTGGCCGCGGCCGTCCTGACCGCGCCCGGGGCGTTGCGAGCTCGAGCAAGGATGTCGCGTGGTCGTTTGTCCGCTCCCATCGTGGATGACTCCGCCGAAAAAGGCTTGCTGGGCATGGCGTTCAGTCTCGACATGCTCTGCGTGTGTCTTCGATCGGGGATGCCGGTCGCGGGGGCGGCGCTGGTAGTCGCGTCTTCGGCGCCGCGAGAGCTGGCCCGGATGTTGCATCGCGCGGGCGAGATGCTCGCGCTCGGTGCGCCGGCATCGACTGCGTGGGCGGACACCGGCGCATCCGATGAACCGGGATACGAACAGCGCGAGGCGCTCACCAGACTGGCGCGGAGATCGGCCGACTCAGGCGCGATGATGGCGGACGGTATTGCTTCACTGGCGCTGCAGTGCCGCCGGGATGCGCTGGATTCCGCCGTGGTCACCGCGGAACGAGCCGGCGTACTTATCGGTGCCCCGCTGGGTTTGTGTTTTCTGCCTTCATTCGTCTGCCTGGGCATCCTGCCTGTCGTGATGGGGCTGGCACGCGATGTGTTCGACAGCGGTGTGCTGTGA